The following are encoded in a window of Halomarina salina genomic DNA:
- a CDS encoding glycosyltransferase family 39 protein — translation MRWDRSLDSRHALLGIVLVGAAVRLYGLGVESLWTDELITLEFVRRYSTVELLVEVPLNQPHLPLYYVLLDLWIGVFGTSATALRLLSALFSILAIPLLYLLGRDLFDGTAGLVAALVFALAQFHVYHAQEVRMYSLVALLTAASLWLFVRLFEDGAMRGTAAAYVLATLALLLTHPFAALVVFAEAAYVVFRVATGQWVPRSLTVGTALAGVGLVPVAAMALHRVGLGGATSTPFPYIPQPTPTIVAEVVLQFFAQTSILLATLFVGVLVVGTLTLGLTDGCVSKSVSRSPRATVRGLRERVSLSSEPGVELLVVLLLATFVLPIVVSFVLFPVFWPRYVLPASLGLYLLVGRGVSRIQRPPLRLMLVALLLVGLVPVTAYDLTTDTHEQWDEATAHIEEEASPGALVIVADQITERGVEHYRTRSDIEVEGVVVAGSGTGREPATDAEIRALMQGHDEVWLVLSHTDSSSDRRLRNLVGAHRDQKAERNFLQIDVYHYERGNQE, via the coding sequence ATGCGATGGGACCGGTCGCTGGACTCCCGGCACGCGCTGCTCGGTATCGTGCTGGTCGGGGCCGCAGTTCGCCTCTACGGACTGGGCGTCGAGAGTCTCTGGACTGACGAACTCATCACGCTGGAGTTCGTCCGGCGGTACTCGACGGTCGAACTGCTCGTCGAGGTTCCACTCAACCAGCCCCATCTCCCGCTGTACTACGTCCTGCTCGACCTCTGGATCGGCGTGTTCGGAACGTCGGCGACCGCCCTTCGACTGCTCTCGGCGCTGTTCAGCATCCTCGCGATTCCGCTGCTCTACCTCCTCGGACGTGACCTGTTCGACGGGACGGCCGGACTGGTGGCCGCGCTCGTCTTCGCGCTCGCGCAGTTCCACGTCTACCACGCCCAGGAGGTGCGGATGTACAGTCTCGTCGCGCTCCTCACGGCCGCCTCGCTGTGGCTGTTCGTCCGCCTGTTCGAGGACGGGGCGATGCGCGGCACCGCGGCCGCGTACGTCCTCGCGACGCTCGCACTCCTGTTGACCCACCCGTTCGCCGCTCTGGTCGTGTTCGCCGAGGCGGCCTACGTCGTGTTCCGGGTCGCCACGGGGCAGTGGGTCCCCCGGTCGCTCACCGTCGGGACGGCCCTCGCCGGCGTCGGTCTCGTCCCGGTCGCCGCCATGGCGCTCCATCGGGTCGGACTCGGCGGGGCGACCTCGACGCCGTTCCCCTACATCCCGCAGCCGACGCCCACGATCGTCGCGGAGGTCGTTCTGCAGTTCTTCGCGCAGACCTCCATCCTCCTCGCGACGCTGTTCGTCGGTGTCCTCGTGGTCGGGACCCTGACGCTCGGGCTGACCGACGGCTGCGTCTCGAAGTCGGTGTCGCGCTCGCCTCGTGCGACGGTCCGGGGGCTCCGCGAGCGCGTCTCCCTCTCCTCCGAACCGGGCGTCGAACTGCTCGTCGTCCTGCTGCTGGCGACGTTCGTCCTCCCCATCGTCGTCTCGTTCGTCCTCTTCCCGGTGTTCTGGCCGCGATACGTCCTCCCAGCGTCGCTCGGCCTCTATCTTCTCGTCGGCCGCGGCGTCTCGCGCATCCAGCGGCCGCCGCTCCGACTGATGCTGGTCGCCCTGTTGCTCGTCGGTCTCGTCCCCGTGACGGCGTACGACCTCACGACGGACACCCACGAGCAGTGGGACGAGGCGACCGCTCACATCGAGGAGGAGGCCTCCCCCGGCGCGCTGGTCATCGTCGCCGACCAGATCACCGAACGAGGGGTCGAACACTACCGGACCCGCTCCGACATCGAGGTCGAGGGGGTGGTCGTCGCCGGGTCGGGCACGGGGCGGGAGCCAGCGACCGACGCCGAGATACGAGCACTGATGCAGGGTCACGACGAAGTGTGGTTGGTGCTCTCTCACACGGATTCGTCATCTGACCGACGTCTCAGGAACCTCGTCGGCGCGCACCGGGACCAAAAAGCTGAGCGTAATTTCCTTCAAATCGACGTATACCACTACGAACGGGGGAATCAGGAGTGA
- a CDS encoding glycosyltransferase yields the protein MSTVHEVQRAEGERTVEQAVERASLDAPFVSVIVPVYNDPDGLRDTLDALTDQTYDRERFEVLVVDNRSLDDTRAVAADYATRHENVHALDERRRQSSYAARVRGIRRARGDVLAFIDADMTVDADWLERAVDRMDEDDLDYMACNVELYAEDGETLASKFNEMNGFPIEKYVSQLHFAPTCCLLVRKEVIDEVGPFDARFVSSGDREFGQRVHDAGFDMGYADDVPMYHPTRTSLKSLVKKAVRIGRGKHQMRRLYPERYGHPKLLLFYPGLYAPELPSQVSSSVSGWDDLDREEKLRFFLFANGLKLARAYGSVREAIERTVASE from the coding sequence ATGAGCACAGTACACGAGGTTCAGAGGGCCGAAGGTGAACGAACAGTCGAGCAGGCAGTCGAACGAGCGTCACTCGACGCGCCGTTCGTCTCCGTCATCGTACCGGTCTACAACGACCCGGACGGGCTCCGGGACACGCTCGACGCACTGACCGACCAGACGTACGACCGCGAGCGGTTCGAGGTGCTGGTCGTCGACAACCGGTCGCTCGACGACACCAGAGCGGTCGCCGCCGACTACGCCACCCGCCACGAGAACGTCCACGCGCTCGACGAGCGCCGCCGTCAGAGTTCCTACGCCGCACGCGTCCGGGGGATTCGCCGGGCCCGCGGCGACGTCCTCGCGTTCATCGACGCGGACATGACCGTCGACGCCGACTGGCTCGAACGCGCCGTCGACCGGATGGACGAGGACGACCTCGACTACATGGCGTGCAACGTCGAACTGTACGCCGAGGACGGCGAGACGCTCGCCTCGAAGTTCAACGAGATGAACGGCTTCCCCATCGAGAAGTACGTCTCGCAGCTCCACTTCGCGCCGACGTGCTGTCTCCTCGTCCGCAAGGAGGTCATCGACGAGGTGGGGCCGTTCGACGCCCGGTTCGTCTCCAGCGGCGACCGGGAGTTCGGGCAGCGCGTCCACGACGCGGGGTTCGACATGGGCTACGCCGACGACGTGCCGATGTACCACCCCACCCGGACGTCGCTGAAGTCGCTCGTCAAGAAGGCCGTCCGCATCGGTCGCGGCAAACACCAGATGCGACGGCTCTACCCCGAGCGCTACGGCCACCCGAAGCTCCTGCTGTTCTACCCGGGGCTGTACGCGCCGGAACTTCCCAGCCAGGTCAGCAGTTCGGTGTCGGGCTGGGACGACCTCGACCGGGAGGAGAAGCTCCGGTTCTTCCTGTTCGCCAACGGGCTGAAACTGGCCCGCGCGTACGGATCGGTCCGCGAGGCGATCGAGCGGACAGTAGCCAGCGAATAA
- a CDS encoding Gfo/Idh/MocA family protein, with translation MDDLRVGLLGAGNIGTVHLQSTRGIDGATVVAAADVVPENRTRAEKQGVERTYEDYTDLLAEEDIDAAIVALPPFLHAEAATAAAEAGCHVFVEKPFARTAEEGQGMVDAADEAGVSIGVDHTIRYQPEVQKLKELYDAGRVGHVPLASIARINNGPFSAPPAREPISGWMLDPDATGGGALMDLGVHLFDVLEWFFGDLTVEYAHVDASMDLPFEDSALVVVSTEAGTQATVSAGFFQWETPPDITGYFRLEGVADTLRSEDHMPGQFMAHAAKSALENVAKRARGQEPAYFKPTYYYQAHYRALKDFLDAVAAGEEPPVNGAAGLRMVEHVETAYEMAEGTAVADRVGANVEADR, from the coding sequence GTGGATGACCTCCGCGTGGGGCTGCTCGGTGCCGGGAACATCGGCACCGTCCACCTCCAGTCGACCCGCGGCATCGACGGTGCGACCGTCGTCGCCGCGGCCGACGTGGTCCCCGAGAACCGCACACGCGCCGAGAAGCAGGGCGTCGAGCGGACCTACGAGGACTACACCGACCTGCTGGCCGAGGAGGACATCGACGCCGCCATCGTCGCCCTGCCGCCGTTCCTCCACGCCGAGGCCGCGACGGCGGCCGCCGAGGCCGGCTGTCACGTCTTCGTCGAGAAACCGTTCGCCCGCACCGCCGAGGAGGGCCAGGGGATGGTCGACGCCGCCGACGAGGCGGGCGTCTCCATCGGCGTGGACCACACCATCCGCTACCAGCCCGAGGTCCAGAAGCTGAAGGAACTGTACGACGCGGGTCGGGTCGGCCACGTGCCGCTGGCCTCCATCGCCCGCATCAACAACGGGCCGTTCAGTGCGCCCCCCGCCCGCGAACCCATCTCGGGGTGGATGCTCGACCCCGACGCGACCGGTGGCGGCGCGCTGATGGACCTCGGCGTCCACCTGTTCGACGTCCTGGAGTGGTTCTTCGGCGACCTGACCGTCGAGTACGCCCACGTCGACGCGTCGATGGACCTCCCGTTCGAGGACAGCGCGCTCGTCGTCGTGAGCACCGAGGCGGGCACGCAGGCGACCGTCTCCGCCGGGTTCTTCCAGTGGGAGACGCCTCCGGACATCACGGGCTACTTCCGCCTCGAGGGCGTCGCCGACACGCTGCGCAGCGAGGACCACATGCCCGGCCAGTTCATGGCTCACGCCGCGAAGTCAGCGCTGGAGAACGTCGCCAAGCGCGCCCGCGGCCAGGAGCCGGCGTACTTCAAGCCGACCTACTACTACCAGGCGCACTACCGAGCCCTGAAGGACTTCCTCGACGCCGTCGCGGCTGGCGAGGAACCGCCGGTGAACGGCGCGGCCGGCCTGCGGATGGTCGAGCACGTCGAGACGGCCTACGAGATGGCCGAGGGGACCGCGGTCGCCGACCGCGTCGGCGCGAACGTGGAGGCGGACCGATGA
- a CDS encoding DUF362 domain-containing protein, with protein sequence MTDAPRVVGRRTDVNGPGLAGAVTDLVADCGPELDDVLVLPDCHYPYHPSTGMVTNPDVVEALVETLASTTDVTLALPDSEYVDDAPSLLGYDGLADRTGVETLDLGTCDTVERTVRIDDVRHHVEVPRPLDEQSVVAVPTLRADPGLAAAMVTLGQGATGSRETRDVVAASAVVDPEFVLLDGTYTYTGAPHRGRFLVAGTDAPSVDRAIAPIAGLKPKQVPYLRPFGVGREAIDGLHAEELAAELPHEDTDPNGGEMPAVAGAGFRLYAKVTGDLVPPQFSEGSDD encoded by the coding sequence ATGACCGACGCTCCGCGCGTCGTGGGCCGCCGGACGGACGTCAACGGCCCCGGACTGGCCGGGGCGGTGACGGACCTCGTCGCCGACTGCGGGCCGGAGCTGGACGACGTGCTCGTCCTCCCGGACTGCCACTACCCGTACCACCCCTCGACCGGGATGGTGACGAACCCCGACGTCGTCGAGGCGCTCGTCGAGACGCTCGCCTCCACGACGGACGTGACGCTCGCGCTCCCGGACTCCGAGTACGTCGACGACGCCCCCTCGCTGCTGGGGTACGACGGGCTCGCCGACCGGACCGGCGTCGAGACGCTCGACCTCGGGACGTGCGACACCGTCGAGCGGACCGTCCGCATCGACGACGTGCGCCACCACGTCGAGGTCCCGCGACCGCTCGACGAGCAGTCCGTCGTCGCCGTCCCGACGCTCCGGGCCGACCCCGGCCTCGCCGCCGCGATGGTCACGCTCGGCCAGGGGGCGACCGGCTCGCGCGAGACGCGAGATGTCGTCGCCGCGAGCGCCGTGGTCGACCCCGAGTTCGTCCTGCTCGACGGGACGTACACCTACACCGGCGCACCACACAGGGGGCGGTTCCTCGTCGCGGGCACCGACGCACCCTCGGTCGACCGCGCCATCGCCCCCATCGCGGGGCTGAAACCGAAGCAGGTGCCGTACCTGCGGCCGTTCGGCGTCGGCCGGGAGGCCATCGATGGCCTCCACGCCGAGGAGCTGGCCGCCGAACTGCCCCACGAGGACACCGACCCGAACGGCGGCGAGATGCCCGCCGTGGCGGGCGCGGGCTTCCGCCTCTACGCGAAGGTGACGGGCGACCTCGTCCCGCCGCAGTTCTCGGAGGGCAGCGATGACTGA
- a CDS encoding NAD-dependent epimerase/dehydratase family protein: MTDRALVTGATGFLGGHLVERLVADGWDVTATRREGSDTSALDGLDVEWAEADVLDADAVSDAVEGHDRVFHLAGIGLQAADAPVVERVNRDGTENVLAAAHETGVERVVFTSTAGTRRRANGIATEADVADPIGAYQRGKAAAEDRCDEYGEQGLDVVTVHPTSIFGSRDEEFTGRLLRMASDPKLAVHPPGGASFVGVDDVVDGTVAAMERGTAGEHYLLAGENLRYDEALDVIAEEIDGHAPLAQVPPQAIRAAGPVVGVVNRVLGTRMFPFDAEMARLSTQELFYSPRKAQRELDYDYAPLAELVPEAWEWFRSQTTDVAEPASVE, from the coding sequence ATGACTGACCGGGCGCTCGTCACGGGCGCGACGGGGTTCCTCGGCGGCCACCTCGTCGAGCGGCTCGTCGCCGACGGCTGGGACGTCACCGCCACGCGCCGCGAGGGCAGCGACACGAGCGCGCTCGACGGTCTCGATGTCGAGTGGGCCGAGGCGGACGTGCTCGACGCCGACGCCGTCAGCGACGCCGTCGAAGGCCACGACCGGGTGTTCCACCTCGCGGGCATCGGCCTGCAGGCCGCCGACGCGCCGGTCGTCGAACGCGTCAACCGCGACGGGACCGAGAACGTCCTCGCCGCCGCCCACGAGACGGGCGTCGAGCGCGTCGTGTTCACCTCGACGGCGGGCACCCGCCGCCGGGCGAACGGTATCGCGACCGAAGCGGACGTCGCCGACCCCATCGGCGCGTACCAGCGCGGGAAGGCCGCCGCCGAGGACCGCTGCGACGAGTACGGCGAGCAGGGCCTCGACGTGGTGACGGTCCACCCGACGTCCATCTTCGGCTCGCGCGACGAGGAGTTCACGGGCCGCCTGCTGCGGATGGCGTCGGACCCGAAGCTCGCCGTCCACCCGCCCGGCGGGGCGAGCTTCGTCGGCGTCGACGACGTCGTCGACGGCACCGTCGCGGCGATGGAGCGCGGGACGGCCGGCGAGCACTACCTGCTGGCCGGCGAGAACCTCCGCTACGACGAGGCGCTCGACGTCATCGCCGAGGAGATCGACGGCCACGCGCCGCTGGCGCAGGTTCCCCCGCAGGCGATTCGCGCGGCGGGACCGGTCGTCGGCGTGGTCAACCGCGTGCTCGGAACGCGGATGTTCCCGTTCGACGCCGAGATGGCGCGGCTCTCGACCCAGGAGCTGTTCTACAGCCCGCGGAAGGCCCAGCGCGAACTCGACTACGACTACGCGCCGCTCGCGGAGCTCGTGCCCGAGGCGTGGGAGTGGTTCCGCAGTCAGACGACGGACGTAGCCGAACCGGCGAGTGTGGAGTAG
- a CDS encoding ArsR/SmtB family transcription factor encodes MTDETDAAEMLDHLGDEVSRTILAACAIEARSVGELATLCEVSEATIYRRLNRLMSAGILEERTRIDARTVSGGKEYTTTVSNVDVAFDDNGISVQTTARDDDQPLPTFTVVEPAEGDLDEHVVDLQLRLPETLFSEFLTVWAELNQRTDADDMELSADDD; translated from the coding sequence GTGACCGACGAGACCGACGCGGCGGAGATGCTCGACCACCTCGGCGACGAGGTCTCGCGGACCATCCTCGCCGCCTGCGCCATCGAGGCGCGGAGCGTCGGCGAACTGGCGACGCTGTGTGAGGTGTCGGAGGCGACCATCTACCGGCGGCTCAACCGACTGATGAGCGCTGGGATACTCGAAGAACGGACCCGCATCGACGCGCGCACCGTCTCCGGCGGCAAGGAGTACACGACGACGGTGTCGAACGTCGACGTCGCGTTCGACGACAACGGGATCAGCGTCCAGACGACGGCCCGCGACGACGACCAGCCGCTCCCGACGTTCACCGTCGTCGAACCGGCCGAGGGCGACCTGGACGAACACGTGGTCGACCTCCAGTTGCGACTCCCCGAGACGCTGTTCAGCGAGTTCCTCACGGTGTGGGCGGAGCTCAACCAGCGGACCGACGCCGACGACATGGAACTCAGCGCCGACGACGACTGA
- the glmS gene encoding glutamine--fructose-6-phosphate transaminase (isomerizing), translated as MCGITACVGGDDAVGGLLTGLGNLEYRGYDSAGIAVPDDRGLNVVKREGRLERLREALGTDRPTGSIGIGHTRWSTHGPPTDENAHPHQDCTGRVAVVHNGIIDNYETLRRGLEERGHRFESETDTEVVPHLIEEELTAGKSTEAAFRAAVDQLSGSYAIACLVDGENEVYAARQGSPLVLGEADGRYFLASDVPAFREFTDRVVYLEDGDIVTVRPDGYDITDLAGAPLAREVDTVDWEPEAAGKSGYPHFMLKEIHEQPESLRQTIHGRIETFAGHVSLEEFDDASFADVERVQFVSMGTSHHASMYAAAQLTARGLTANAYMAGEYADCPAPIDENTLVVAVTQSGETADTMNAVRRARDAGARTLAVTNVVGSSVTRECDESLFIRAGPEIGVAATKTFSSQVVALTLLGERIAEDSTGVQRAEVRDLLSGLGDLPGDVQQVLDETPAAEVAEALYNCDAYFFLGRGPARAVALEGALKFKEISYEHAEGFAASELKHGPLALVTDNTPVFGVITGEEDLKTISNLKEVQARGAPVIVVAPESLEGQVEFADYFLPIPDTHPEVAGVLANIQLQLVSYHAADQLGRPIDKPRNLAKSVTVE; from the coding sequence ATGTGCGGAATTACGGCGTGTGTCGGCGGTGACGACGCCGTCGGCGGACTGCTCACCGGACTCGGCAACCTGGAGTACCGCGGCTACGACTCCGCGGGCATCGCGGTCCCCGACGACCGCGGCCTCAACGTCGTCAAGCGAGAGGGTCGCCTCGAACGCCTGCGCGAGGCGCTCGGTACCGACCGACCGACCGGCAGCATCGGTATCGGCCACACGCGCTGGTCGACCCACGGCCCGCCGACCGACGAGAACGCGCACCCACACCAGGACTGCACGGGTCGCGTCGCCGTCGTCCACAACGGCATCATCGACAACTACGAGACGCTCCGCCGTGGTCTCGAAGAGCGCGGCCACCGCTTCGAGAGCGAGACGGACACCGAGGTCGTCCCCCACCTCATCGAGGAGGAGCTGACCGCCGGGAAGTCCACGGAGGCGGCGTTCCGCGCGGCCGTCGACCAGCTCTCGGGCAGTTACGCCATCGCCTGTCTCGTCGACGGCGAGAACGAGGTGTACGCCGCCCGACAGGGGTCGCCGCTCGTCCTCGGGGAGGCCGACGGCCGGTACTTCCTCGCGAGCGACGTGCCCGCGTTCCGGGAGTTCACCGACCGCGTCGTCTACCTCGAGGACGGCGACATCGTCACCGTCCGTCCCGACGGCTACGACATCACCGACCTCGCGGGTGCACCGCTCGCCCGCGAGGTCGACACGGTCGACTGGGAGCCCGAGGCGGCCGGGAAGTCGGGCTATCCGCACTTCATGCTCAAAGAGATCCACGAACAGCCGGAGTCGCTCCGGCAGACCATCCACGGTCGCATCGAGACGTTCGCCGGGCACGTCTCGCTGGAGGAGTTCGACGACGCGTCGTTCGCCGACGTCGAGCGCGTCCAGTTCGTCTCGATGGGCACCTCCCACCACGCCTCCATGTACGCCGCTGCACAGCTGACGGCCCGCGGGCTGACGGCCAACGCCTACATGGCCGGGGAGTACGCCGACTGCCCGGCACCCATCGACGAGAACACGCTCGTCGTCGCCGTCACGCAGTCCGGCGAGACGGCCGACACGATGAACGCCGTCCGTCGCGCCCGTGACGCGGGCGCGCGAACGCTCGCCGTGACGAACGTCGTCGGGTCGTCGGTGACCCGCGAGTGCGACGAGTCGCTGTTCATCCGCGCCGGTCCCGAAATCGGCGTCGCCGCGACGAAGACGTTCTCCTCGCAAGTCGTCGCGCTCACCCTGCTCGGCGAGCGCATCGCCGAGGACTCGACGGGCGTCCAGCGCGCCGAGGTCCGCGACCTGCTGTCGGGGCTGGGCGACCTGCCGGGCGACGTCCAGCAGGTGCTCGACGAGACGCCAGCCGCCGAGGTGGCCGAGGCGCTGTACAACTGTGACGCCTACTTCTTCCTCGGTCGCGGCCCCGCTCGCGCCGTCGCGCTGGAGGGTGCACTGAAGTTCAAGGAGATATCGTACGAGCACGCCGAGGGGTTCGCCGCCTCGGAGCTGAAACACGGTCCGCTCGCGCTCGTCACCGATAACACGCCCGTCTTCGGCGTCATCACGGGCGAGGAGGACCTCAAGACCATCAGCAACCTGAAGGAGGTACAGGCGCGCGGCGCGCCCGTCATCGTCGTCGCTCCCGAGAGCCTCGAGGGCCAGGTGGAGTTCGCCGACTACTTCCTCCCGATTCCCGACACCCACCCCGAGGTCGCCGGCGTCCTCGCGAACATCCAGCTCCAGCTGGTGTCGTACCACGCCGCCGACCAGCTCGGCCGACCGATCGACAAGCCGCGCAACCTCGCCAAGAGCGTCACCGTCGAGTGA
- a CDS encoding DUF7344 domain-containing protein — MSISNTTAQTHAQSDVVEEPSSLPLDTVFEILKNRRRRDILQYLWQHEGTANIGELAEHIAALENDVDVAALSSSQRKRVYIGLYQCHLPKMDDASIVAFDKHRGTVELNDAAEELTPYLTANDPEPDDLPTASLATALIVGALVPVGVLGLGPLAAVPGVAWALLSTVALLAVTAAQLSGGDLADVLSVGALRSRFASETTS, encoded by the coding sequence ATGAGTATATCCAACACTACGGCGCAGACGCACGCACAGAGCGATGTCGTCGAGGAACCGTCCAGTCTCCCGCTCGACACGGTGTTCGAGATTCTGAAGAACCGTCGCCGCCGCGACATCCTCCAGTACCTCTGGCAGCACGAGGGCACGGCCAACATCGGCGAACTCGCCGAACACATCGCCGCCCTGGAGAACGACGTCGACGTCGCCGCGCTCTCCTCGTCCCAGCGCAAGCGCGTCTACATCGGGCTGTACCAGTGTCACCTCCCGAAGATGGACGACGCGAGCATCGTCGCGTTCGACAAACACCGCGGCACCGTCGAACTGAACGACGCCGCCGAGGAACTGACGCCGTATCTGACGGCCAACGACCCGGAACCCGACGACCTTCCGACGGCGAGTCTCGCGACGGCGCTGATCGTCGGCGCGCTCGTCCCCGTCGGCGTCCTCGGTCTCGGCCCGCTCGCCGCCGTTCCCGGCGTCGCGTGGGCGCTGCTGAGCACCGTCGCCCTGCTGGCCGTGACGGCCGCCCAGCTCTCCGGGGGCGACCTCGCGGACGTCCTGTCGGTCGGCGCGCTCCGCTCGCGGTTCGCGAGCGAGACGACGTCCTGA
- a CDS encoding NAD-dependent epimerase/dehydratase family protein encodes MDIAGRTVLVTGGAGFIGSHLVEALAETNDVRVLDDLSTGRAENLHRDATLVRGDLCDPDTLDEAMAGVDLVFHEAANASVARSVEDPIASHQVNTAGTLGVFERARVADARVVLASSTAIYGDPTEVPVTEDEPTTPQSPYGVEKLSGDHYARLYHDLYGLETVALRYFNVYGPRQAGGEYSGVITTFLEQACAGQDITVEGDGSQIRDFVHVSDIVRANLLAATTDEVGEAYNIGTGRSVSILELAELIRDLSGSRSEIVHVDERPGDIHASRADISKAKASLGFEPTVTLREGLGGLVRQPAR; translated from the coding sequence ATGGATATCGCTGGTCGGACGGTGCTCGTCACGGGTGGTGCCGGGTTCATCGGGAGTCACCTCGTCGAGGCGCTCGCCGAGACGAACGACGTGCGGGTACTGGACGACCTCTCGACGGGCAGAGCGGAGAACCTGCACCGCGACGCGACGCTTGTTCGCGGTGACCTCTGTGACCCCGACACGCTGGACGAGGCGATGGCGGGGGTCGACCTCGTCTTCCACGAGGCGGCGAACGCGAGCGTCGCGCGGTCGGTGGAGGACCCCATCGCCAGCCACCAGGTGAACACGGCCGGGACGCTGGGGGTGTTCGAGCGTGCACGCGTTGCGGACGCACGCGTGGTGCTCGCGTCGTCGACGGCCATCTACGGCGACCCGACGGAGGTGCCGGTCACGGAGGACGAGCCGACGACGCCCCAGTCGCCGTACGGCGTCGAGAAACTCTCCGGGGACCACTACGCGCGACTCTACCACGACCTCTACGGACTGGAGACCGTCGCGCTCCGCTACTTCAACGTCTACGGCCCGCGACAGGCCGGCGGGGAGTACAGCGGCGTCATCACGACGTTCCTCGAACAGGCCTGTGCCGGGCAGGACATCACCGTCGAGGGCGACGGCTCGCAGATCCGCGACTTCGTCCACGTCAGCGACATCGTCCGGGCGAACCTGCTCGCGGCCACGACCGACGAGGTGGGCGAGGCGTACAACATCGGTACCGGTCGGAGCGTGAGCATCCTCGAACTCGCAGAACTGATCCGCGACCTCTCGGGGTCGCGCTCGGAGATCGTCCACGTCGACGAACGCCCCGGCGACATCCACGCCAGTCGGGCGGACATCTCGAAGGCGAAGGCGTCCCTGGGGTTCGAGCCCACCGTCACCCTGCGCGAGGGCCTGGGTGGACTCGTTCGTCAGCCAGCCCGCTGA